The window CCCATCGTGAAGCGCATCTACGACCAGATGCCCGACCCCAAGTGGGTCATCTCCATGGGCGCGTGCTCGTCGGTTGGCGGGCCGTTCAACACCTACGCCGTGCTGCAGGGCGTGGACCGCATCGTGCCGACGGACGTTTACGTGATCGGCTGCCCGCCGCGTCCGGAGAACCTGTTCTACGCGCTGCTCAAGCTGCAGGACAAGATTGATCAGATGTCGCTGGCCAAAAAGCCCACCGAAGTCCGCCTGACCGAAGACATGGCCGAGCAGTTCAAGAAGCAGGTCATGATCGCGCAGACGCTGCAGCCGAAATAGCTGCTGGCTGCGGGCGAATCCTCCGGGTCTCTGTGGTGGGTTTTAGCCAGCAGCCAGGAGCCAGCAGCCCTTGCCTGTCCGTTTCCGGACACCTCGATCCGCCAGCGAACACGGCTGGACCCAAGCTGGTGCGGCCCGTCCCAATCCAGTTGTTTATTTCCAGCGACATAGCTTAAATGCGGTTGGCATACCCGTTGCGGGAACCTCGGGCGCATTTTCGCCGTAGTTGGATCAGCAGCGGTCTGCAAAGGAGGACGAGCATGAACCCGCGCTCACTTCGTCCGATAGGCTCCTCGAGATTTGTGGCCGCCCTCGCCGTTGCGTGCGTTGCTTTCGGCAGCGTTTTGCCCGCCTCATCGGAGGGCACGCCGCCGTGCAAGGACAGCGCCGCGCAGATGAAGTCTGACCGCGCCCGGGCGCGCGCCCTCACCGCATCGCTGCGCCGGCGAGACGTTTCCCCCGCCGCCGTCCGCGAGGCCCTTACGGCGACCGAGGAATTCAAGTCCGACTACGACCGCGCCAGCGTGCTGGTGGGGATTGCCCGCACGCGCATGCTCGACGACCGCATGGTGGAAGCCTACCTGGACGCAAGCGCCGCCATGCGCTCCGATTCCGACCGCGCCCGCACGTATCTGGCTGTGCTCGGCGCAGTGGAACTGAGCGAGCCGCGCCTGATCAGCCTGCTGCGCTCGGCAAGCAGCCTTCACTCCGACTACGACCTGGCGCGCGTGCTGATTTCTGTTCGCGGACGCTACTCCATCGAAGGCATCACCCGCATGGCCTACCTGCAGGCCG is drawn from Terriglobales bacterium and contains these coding sequences:
- a CDS encoding NADH-quinone oxidoreductase subunit B family protein — protein: MSWLQNKFEKNFLITSVDYVFNWARKSAIWPMTFGLACCAIEMIASSTARFDIARFGSEVFRPSPRQSDLMIVAGTVTLKMAPIVKRIYDQMPDPKWVISMGACSSVGGPFNTYAVLQGVDRIVPTDVYVIGCPPRPENLFYALLKLQDKIDQMSLAKKPTEVRLTEDMAEQFKKQVMIAQTLQPK